GCTCTGGAAAACCTGTCGTTCCATACCAGCAACGGCGAAAGCCGCGCCAACCTGGTGCTGGACCTGACCAAACCGCAGTCCATGGACCTGCCGCCAGACCAGTTGGTCAAGCAGTTGATTGCTCTGTTGGACTTCAACCTATTGGTGTCCAAGCCAATGCTGGTTGATGTGCTCACCGTGCAGTCGCAAATCGACGGCCAGACCGACGCCAAGCTGATTGCCGATCAGGCGAGCGCAACCGCCGATATGTTCGGCAGCATGGCGGTCGGCACGCAACTGGCGAAACTGGACGGTAACAACGTCGTCACCAAACTGCACTACGCCAATAATCAGGTGGACTTCAACGGCCAGAAAATGACCCTCGAAGAATTTGTCGGCTTCGTGATGAGCAAACTCGGCGGCACGAGCGACGTCACCATCCAGTAAAACCGCAGGCTTGCGCGCAACGCCCGGCCTCTGCAGCACGCAGACGCCGGGCGTTTTGCTGTCTGGGGTTTCGAAAGGAGGTGAGGAGAGGAACCGCTTTTTGTAGGAGCCAGGCTTGCCGGCGAAGGCGCTCTTAAGGACGCCTTCGCCGGCAAGCCTGGCTCCTACAGGTCCGATTTACGCTTGGCTGACTGGCACCAGAGAAAAGCCGAGCGTCAGGAATCTGAATAATTATTGTGTTCTGAATAGTCGACTGCGCTTGCATGCAAAACTGCGTCGATAAATTTTGGCTGGGTCTTTCGCCCCGGCTTTTCTCGTTACGAATGGGCAAGGGACATTGCGACCCGGCTAGCCATGTAAGGATGCTGACAAATGCCGTGTATTGCTGGTCCCTTCATTCATCGTGGGTTGCGCCCCTTGTTTCGCGTTGCGCTCTGCGGCCAGTTGCTGTGGCCGATGCCAGCGCTTGCCGACACCCCCTACGACCAAATGGTTCGCGATGCTCGGGCCGGCAATTACGCGCCGGCGCTGACCGTGTTGCGCCAAGTGCCGGAAAATCAGGCCACCACCGGCCAGATCAGCGATCACTTGCAGATCGCCAACTGGGCCGGCCTGGACGCCGAAGTGGTCCAGGTCTATGAAACCCAGGGGTACAATCGGGCGCTGCCGGTTCAGGCCCTGACCGCCACCGCGCGCGCCTATCGCAACCTCAAACGCTGGGATTCGGCAACCCAGGTGTACAACAAGGCCCTGGCCCTTGAGCCGCAAAATCCCGACCTTCAGCTGGGCCTGGCAATGACCCAGGCCGACGCCGGTAAACCTGACGAGGCCGTTGCCCGTGCCAGGGCGCTCGTGGCGGCGAAACCGGATGATCCTTCCCGCCGCCTGGCCCTGGCCTACGCCCTGACTCGCGCCGGTGCCACCTATGACGCGCTGTTTGAATACGACCAGGCTTTCATTCGTGCTGGCAACAAACCCGACATCGCTCGGGAATATGTGATCGCCCTGCAACGTGCCCGTCTGCCGGAGCCCGCCTTGCGCCTGGCGCGTCAGCGGCCGGGATTGATTGATCCGGTCACGCTGCGACGCCTTGAAGGGGACCTGGCCGCAGAACGCGTGCGCCTGGCCGAGCTGGCGACTCCCAACGAAAAAGAACGTTATGTGATCGCTGATCGGGCTCTGGCCGATTACGACCAGTTACTGGCGACCTGGACGCCGGACCCTCAGGCCCACGATGACGTTGTCCGCTGGCGAATCGATCGCATGGGGGCCCTCAAGACCCGTGCGCGCACCGCCGAGGTAATCGCCGAATACCAGAAGCGGCTCGCCGAAGGCGTGAAGATTCCGACCTACGCCCTGCGTTGGGTGGCGTCGTCCTATCTGGATCAGCGTCAGCCGGAAATCGCCGCCGATTTGTATCGCCAGATACTGGTCGCGCCGGATGCCGATGTCGGCGACCGTCTGGAAGACAGCACGGCGCTCTATTACGCCTTGCTCGAAAGCGACAAGGCCGATGAAGCGCGTCAGGTCGCCGAAGACCTGGCCAAGACCCAGAAACCGCGAGTCGAGCTCAAAGGTTTGCCAGTGGGTAACCCCAACGATGAATGGATGGACGCGCAACAACTCGCCGCCCAGGCGGGCACCTACGGCGCCGATCTGCCGTCGGGCGAGCAGCGCTTGCAGGCGTTGGTGGATCAGGCCCCGGGCAACCTCGGCTTGAGTCTGGCCCAGGCCGATCTGTACCTGGCCCGGAACTGGCCACGGCGCGCCGAGAATCAGCTCAAGGATACCGAGAGCATGGTCCCGCGGGACATCGGGCTGGAAGTTGCGCAAGGCCACA
The window above is part of the Pseudomonas sp. B21-048 genome. Proteins encoded here:
- the pgaA gene encoding poly-beta-1,6 N-acetyl-D-glucosamine export porin PgaA encodes the protein MPCIAGPFIHRGLRPLFRVALCGQLLWPMPALADTPYDQMVRDARAGNYAPALTVLRQVPENQATTGQISDHLQIANWAGLDAEVVQVYETQGYNRALPVQALTATARAYRNLKRWDSATQVYNKALALEPQNPDLQLGLAMTQADAGKPDEAVARARALVAAKPDDPSRRLALAYALTRAGATYDALFEYDQAFIRAGNKPDIAREYVIALQRARLPEPALRLARQRPGLIDPVTLRRLEGDLAAERVRLAELATPNEKERYVIADRALADYDQLLATWTPDPQAHDDVVRWRIDRMGALKTRARTAEVIAEYQKRLAEGVKIPTYALRWVASSYLDQRQPEIAADLYRQILVAPDADVGDRLEDSTALYYALLESDKADEARQVAEDLAKTQKPRVELKGLPVGNPNDEWMDAQQLAAQAGTYGADLPSGEQRLQALVDQAPGNLGLSLAQADLYLARNWPRRAENQLKDTESMVPRDIGLEVAQGHTAMDLQEWRQLDALTDDVVTRFPNNRQVQRLQRQRAVHEMAELRVEAYGGKSYGGGDSDVGAVNGSRDFGIETTLYSPPIDEDWRLFAGAGYATGDFQEGTGHHRFQRVGLERRTRDMTLEAEVSNHSYGFGNKQGARLAIARDINDHWQYGGSLEYLSAQTPLRALNSDITANGGSGFIRWRANESREWRLAVSPSHFSDGNNRVEALLTGREGVYRAPGLQVDLGLEVGSSHNSKSDDVPYFNPKSDFSVLPTVNVNHVLYHRYETSWSQQFQAGAGTYSQRDHGTGGVGLLGYGQRYSWNDVLEVGGLLSVINRPYDGDRETDLRLLVDLTYRF